One Bombyx mori chromosome 28, ASM3026992v2 DNA segment encodes these proteins:
- the LOC101745449 gene encoding protein lingerer isoform X13: MSLGARATKCGAKGKEGKHAADKGKGADRPQPKEKAKPQATTEQLRMAHMIDRKSDDSSEVRRMVLELMEMTCRTEDEVCSALHDTDNDLDAACNLLLEESQRIQGEWQTREKKKKKPPAPAGNGEVEPRDPRSRSGPRSRRGDTERPERGEGSWRGRGGGRGRGAARGARGGARGGRGRPRGAREHDYTPLDSGSSPQDPNAGDSFPATEDWDNEEWSGSLSDTKVFIASSSAQLAASDAAPAARSEDWDTPETPNGPTEGHIPTYTYHNPHHHNIIEQATVNAGSRQSPVAEPPEPYIHQHTHQPMGMSGSLSAAQTQYLTQLTQQSQRHDNSVYTSNYGVYGSTDISAQRKPQRARVPPPSKIPSSAVEMPGGESPGMFLDVQFGALEPDTLHDTTPTSKPPNATPEQPAPAPPAPEPADPPAAPPAQLLTETIPAVETPVAAPAEPAAAAAAAAASSLEKQLSASMKQLSVSGSEPLPAAPAPQHYAHHRPPKQAASAAGAQNVYAHHAVSHHPPVYGASVYAPPVNSTNASLTGASAMAATAYPSSVTLTQFQPIMNSYQTSSSGAVYGGSALYTAAPYTAYQPPAQPKIQPKEHQYDNSVASSNSLTSTSTTQTSTAKITTTTVGAAAGVGGAYAGGALYSGATTTPYAAYDDQLMRSTHPHHMGGYYEVGYGARDGAFGLSAGDRFGRTDAASPQQVPAAALPPGYAYFAYQPPPTTYQYGVYPTYGGGSAVGGGGKVGSYAQQQQPAYDAQDNYKPGAQYTGAAGKTAGAAADLGAAMYAKTHVTLNKVNSYDKATFQSGTPPPFGASHLYIPAPPHHHHHHHQMDVRVNNNHNRRESGSGGARSSSSKPAASKPNYSQSYWAPN, from the exons ATGAGTTTGGGAGCGCGCGCCACCAAGTGTGGTGCGAAAGGCAAGGAGGGCAAACACGCCGCCGACAAGGGCAAGGGCGCAGATAGACCACAGCCCAAGGAGAAGGCCAAACCGCAG GCGACTACAGAACAACTCCGAATGGCACATATGATCGACCGTAAAAGCGACGACTCGTCCGAGGTTCGACGAATG GTCCTGGAGTTAATGGAGATGACCTGTAGGACTGAAGATGAGGTTTGCTCCGCCCTACATGACACAGACAACGACCTCGACGCCGCCTGCAACCTGCTACTTGAAGAAAGTCAACGGATACag GGCGAATGGCAAACCAgagagaagaaaaagaagaaacctCCCGCCCCCGCCGGAAACGGCGAGGTCGAGCCGCGCGACCCGCGGAGCCGCTCCGGACCGAGATCAC GTCGCGGGGACACGGAGCGTCCGGAGCGCGGCGAGGGCTCGTGGCGGGGTcgcggcggggggcgggggAGGGGAGCCGCCCGGGGAGCGCGGGGGGGCGCGCGGGGCGGCAGGGGCAGACCTCGGGGGGCAAGAGAGCACGACTACACGCCCCTCGACAGCGGATCCTCTCCACAAG ATCCAAATGCAGGAGATTCGTTCCCTGCAACGGAAGACTGGGACAACGAGGAGTGGTCAGGATCTCTGTCCGATACCAAG GTGTTCATCGCGAGCTCCAGCGCGCAGCTAGCCGCGTCCGacgccgcgcccgccgcccgCAGC GAAGACTGGGACACCCCGGAAACGCCTAATGGCCCAACCGAAGGCCACATTCCCACTTACACATACCACAATCCACATCACCACAACATTATCGAG CAAGCGACGGTGAACGCGGGCAGTCGGCAGTCCCCGGTAGCGGAGCCCCCGGAGCCCTACATACATCAGCACACGCACCAG CCGATGGGCATGTCGGGGAGCCTGTCAGCCGCGCAGACGCAGTACCTCACGCAGCTCACCCAGCAGTCGCAGAGACATGACAATA GTGTATACACTTCAAATTATGGTGTTTACGGGTCCACGGACATCAGTGCTCAAAGGAAACCGCAGAGGGCGCGAGTCCCGCCACCTTCTAAG ATACCGTCATCAGCCGTCGAGATGCCGGGAGGGGAGAGCCCCGGAATGTTCCTAGACGTGCAGTTTGGCGCTCTAGAACCTGACACGTTACACGACACCACGCCCACCAGCAAACCG CCGAACGCGACGCCCGAGcagcccgcccccgcgccccccgcgcccgAGCCCGCCGACCCgcccgccgcgccccccgcgcaACTA ttGACTGAAACAATCCCGGCAGTAGAGACGCCGGTCGCGGCGCCCGCAgagcccgccgccgccgccgctgcCGCTGCCGCAT CGTCGTTGGAGAAGCAGCTGAGCGCGTCGATGAAGCAGCTGAGCGTGTCGGGGAGCGAGCCGctgcccgccgcgcccgccccGCAGCACTACGCGCACCACCGCCCGCCCAAG CAGGCGGCGTCGGCGGCGGGCGCGCAGAACGTGTACGCGCACCACGCCGTGTCGCACCACCCGCCCGTGTACGGCGCCAGCGTCTACGCGCCGCCG gtGAACTCAACGAACGCGTCGCTAACTGGCGCTTCAGCAATGGCCGCCACGGCCTACCCCTCAAGTGTAACTCTGACTCAATTTCAGCCCATCATGAACTCATACCAG ACATCGTCGTCGGGCGCGGTGTACGGcggcagcgcgctgtacactgcgGCTCCGTACACCGCCTACCAGCCACCGGCACAACCTAAGATCCAACCCAAAGAGCATCAG tATGACAACTCAGTAGCGTCGAGCAACAGTTTGACGAGTACGTCCACCACGCAGACGTCGACAGCCAAGATTACGACGACTACAG TAGGAGCCGCGGCAGGAGTGGGGGGCGCGTACGCAGGAGGAGCGTTGTACAGCGGGGCCACCACTACCCCCTACGCCGCGTACGACGACCAGCTCATGAGGTCCACGCATCCGCACCATATG GGCGGCTACTACGAGGTGGGCTACGGAGCCCGGGACGGCGCCTTCGGACTCAGCGCGGGCGACAGGTTCGGGCGCACCGACGCCGCCTCCCCGCAGCAG GTCCCGGCAGCCGCTCTACCTCCGGGATACGCGTACTTCGCGTACCAACCGCCTCCCACCACATACCAATACGGAGTGTATCCCACG TACGGCGGCGGCTCGGCGGTGGGCGGCGGCGGCAAGGTCGGCTCCTACGCGCAGCAGCAGCAGCCCGCCTACGACGCGCAGGACAACTACAAGCCCG GCGCGCAGTACACTGGCGCGGCCGGCAAGACCGCGGGCGCCGCCGCAGACCTGGGCGCCGCAATGTACGCCAAGACGCACGTCACGCTCAACAAGGTTAAC AGTTACGACAAGGCGACGTTCCAGAGCGGCACCCCGCCGCCCTTCGGCGCCTCGCACCTGTACATCCCCGCGCCGccgcaccaccaccaccaccaccaccag ATGGATGTTCGGGTGAACAATAATCATAATAGGCGG